One bacterium genomic region harbors:
- the purF gene encoding amidophosphoribosyltransferase yields MADCGIFGVFGLQDAAFSTYLGLFALQHRGQESCGIVSSDGNSLYLHRQMGLVSSFNKNDLSRLAGDKAIGHIRYSTAGLSRIEEAQPFLITYNGGLQIGLAHNGNIVNSGHLRGRLEREGAIFQTTSDSEVILHRIARAKQKDFLSSLIHSLSLIKGAYSLIFILKDKLVAARDPFGFRPLSIGRKKDAFFISSETCAFSLIGAEYIRDVEPGEIVIIDKNGLESFNFVKISSQIAIDGMQYKIGDYDLPYKIRNSYCIFEHIYFSRPDSLIFSEKPYEVRKRLGRQLAREAGVKADIVISVPDSGTIAALGYSEEAKIPFESALIQNHYIGRTFIYPKQKIRKAGVEIKLNPVPEVLQNKRIIVVDDSIVRGTTCKRIIKMIRDAGAIEVHLRSSSPPIKYPCFYGIDTPKKEELIANNSSLEEIEKFMDADSVRYISLDGMLLCVKNPDNYCTACFSGDYPIL; encoded by the coding sequence ATGGCTGATTGTGGAATATTTGGGGTTTTTGGTTTGCAAGATGCGGCTTTCTCTACATATCTAGGCCTATTTGCCCTACAACATAGAGGCCAGGAATCCTGTGGGATTGTATCATCTGACGGCAATTCCCTTTATCTTCATCGCCAAATGGGTCTTGTCTCCTCTTTTAATAAAAATGATTTAAGCAGGCTTGCTGGAGATAAGGCAATTGGGCATATAAGATACTCAACAGCAGGGCTTTCAAGGATAGAGGAGGCACAACCATTTCTAATAACATATAATGGAGGCTTACAGATTGGCCTTGCCCATAATGGGAATATAGTAAATAGTGGACATTTAAGGGGAAGGCTTGAAAGGGAGGGAGCAATATTCCAGACAACATCAGACTCTGAGGTAATCCTCCATAGAATAGCAAGGGCTAAACAAAAGGATTTTCTCTCTAGCCTAATCCATTCCCTATCCTTAATAAAAGGGGCATATTCCCTTATTTTTATTCTAAAGGATAAACTTGTTGCTGCAAGGGATCCATTCGGCTTTAGACCTTTATCTATTGGAAGAAAAAAGGATGCATTTTTTATCTCGTCTGAGACCTGTGCCTTTTCTCTTATCGGAGCAGAATACATAAGGGATGTAGAGCCCGGTGAGATTGTTATTATAGATAAAAATGGATTAGAATCCTTTAATTTTGTTAAAATTTCTTCCCAGATTGCCATTGATGGAATGCAATATAAAATAGGTGATTATGATCTTCCCTATAAAATAAGAAATTCATATTGCATCTTTGAACACATTTATTTCTCCCGTCCAGATAGCCTTATCTTCTCCGAAAAGCCTTATGAAGTAAGGAAAAGGCTTGGAAGGCAGCTGGCAAGAGAAGCAGGGGTCAAAGCAGATATTGTTATCTCTGTTCCAGATTCAGGAACAATTGCAGCACTTGGTTATTCTGAAGAGGCAAAAATCCCATTTGAATCTGCCCTAATACAAAATCATTATATTGGAAGGACATTTATCTATCCAAAGCAAAAGATAAGGAAAGCAGGTGTTGAGATAAAGCTTAACCCTGTTCCTGAAGTATTGCAGAATAAAAGGATTATCGTTGTTGATGATTCAATTGTCAGGGGAACAACCTGTAAAAGGATAATAAAAATGATAAGAGATGCTGGCGCAATTGAGGTTCATCTTAGAAGCTCCAGCCCTCCTATAAAATACCCCTGTTTCTATGGCATAGATACACCGAAAAAAGAAGAGCTTATTGCAAACAATAGCTCATTAGAAGAGATAGAAAAATTTATGGATGCAGATTCTGTAAGATATATCTCTTTGGATGGAATGCTTCTTTGCGTAAAAAACCCAGATAATTATTGCACAGCCTGTTTTTCTGGAGACTATCCAATTTTGTAA
- a CDS encoding LptF/LptG family permease, with translation MKLFYKYIIKEIGIIFLASCLFFIFILTMESAFSILKFGFSLDTFKIFLLLIPQALGMGLPMAFLMGLITGLSRLSPHIVTLQSSGISMRGTIVFILIFSLFLSFFARFINGYISPLAGFSLKLLSDKITKKDMLLEEKTFVKIEDKEIYVDRIKDSQLMDIYITEGKGERIIFAKKGRMENELLLLEQGSLHELDKNDPKMYHIMKFSSFDIPIDIKVLSEKTSISHLTLSELKRKEKNPYILTELHKRLSISFACFFLSLIAIPLGIKIKKERRMFGLGASTIIILLYYIVFIFCEALSKKGAISPIFLWLPNMLFGICGIPFFFKLLK, from the coding sequence ATGAAGCTATTTTATAAATACATTATAAAGGAGATAGGCATTATTTTTCTTGCCTCCTGCCTCTTTTTTATCTTTATCTTAACAATGGAGAGCGCATTTTCTATCCTTAAATTTGGATTTTCCCTTGATACATTTAAAATTTTCCTTTTACTTATCCCACAAGCCTTAGGGATGGGTCTTCCAATGGCATTTCTTATGGGCTTAATAACAGGTTTATCAAGGCTTTCTCCCCATATAGTTACTTTGCAATCATCGGGTATTAGTATGAGAGGAACAATTGTATTTATCCTTATTTTTTCCCTTTTTCTTTCATTTTTTGCAAGGTTTATAAATGGATATATCTCTCCGCTTGCAGGGTTTTCTCTTAAATTACTCTCTGATAAGATAACCAAAAAGGATATGTTGCTTGAGGAGAAGACATTTGTAAAGATAGAGGATAAAGAAATTTATGTGGATAGGATAAAGGATAGTCAACTAATGGATATATACATAACAGAGGGAAAAGGAGAAAGGATAATATTTGCAAAAAAGGGAAGGATGGAGAATGAGCTTCTTTTATTAGAACAAGGCTCTCTACATGAGCTTGATAAAAATGACCCAAAGATGTATCATATAATGAAATTTAGCTCGTTTGATATTCCAATTGATATAAAGGTGCTTTCCGAAAAAACATCAATCTCTCACCTTACACTTTCTGAGCTAAAAAGAAAAGAAAAGAACCCCTATATTTTAACAGAGCTTCATAAACGGCTTTCCATTTCCTTTGCCTGTTTTTTCCTTTCCTTAATAGCTATTCCACTTGGTATAAAGATAAAAAAAGAAAGGAGGATGTTTGGGTTAGGAGCATCAACCATAATTATCCTTTTGTATTACATTGTGTTTATCTTTTGTGAGGCACTATCAAAAAAAGGGGCTATTTCTCCAATTTTTCTATGGCTTCCAAATATGCTTTTTGGAATATGCGGTATTCCATTTTTCTTTAAGCTTTTAAAATGA
- a CDS encoding LptF/LptG family permease — protein sequence MTLLSKYLLTTIIKPFIITLFLTNGLLLIGYTFSSLDLFLTYKPHLLVILKYISLNIPQNLLFTFPISAIISILSLGTRFAKGELKILLSSGIPKRAIVFPVICLFFLLSLSLVFLSEFLIPQSNKSHIILKNEIKGVISEEKPISLKLSNAFVHIGSLKKNTIENLKIQREDLIILAKICEYKNRKWHLTSGIERRIKRGEVEQEKNIPILNFCLPKPDEIRLFTESSYELMKPSILFKAIRIAKRYGIEDKNYIEELHFKVAFSFSSLVLAMIGLSMLTSGLKFGLYGNIGIALLISFIYWEGMLFFSQLDISPLLAGWASNVIGISIAFRLLSK from the coding sequence ATGACCCTCCTTTCTAAATACCTCCTTACAACCATTATCAAGCCATTTATTATCACCCTTTTTTTGACAAATGGTCTTCTTCTTATTGGATATACCTTTTCTTCTCTTGATCTCTTTCTCACATATAAACCACATCTTCTTGTTATATTAAAATACATAAGCCTTAATATTCCCCAAAATCTTTTATTCACCTTTCCAATATCAGCAATCATAAGCATTCTTTCTTTAGGAACAAGGTTTGCAAAGGGTGAGCTTAAGATTCTTCTCTCATCAGGGATACCAAAAAGGGCTATTGTTTTTCCAGTCATTTGCCTCTTTTTTTTATTAAGCCTTTCTTTAGTTTTTCTTTCTGAATTTCTTATCCCTCAATCCAATAAAAGCCATATCATCCTTAAAAATGAAATAAAAGGGGTTATAAGCGAAGAAAAACCCATTTCTCTTAAGCTCTCTAATGCCTTTGTTCACATTGGCTCTCTAAAAAAAAATACAATTGAAAACCTTAAGATTCAAAGGGAAGACCTTATAATATTGGCAAAAATATGTGAATACAAAAATAGAAAATGGCATCTTACAAGCGGAATAGAAAGGAGGATAAAAAGGGGAGAGGTAGAGCAAGAGAAAAATATCCCTATATTAAATTTTTGCCTTCCAAAGCCTGATGAAATTAGACTTTTTACAGAATCCAGCTATGAGCTAATGAAACCAAGCATCCTTTTTAAGGCAATTAGGATTGCAAAGAGGTATGGAATAGAAGATAAAAACTATATTGAGGAGCTTCATTTTAAGGTAGCATTTTCATTCTCAAGCCTTGTTTTAGCAATGATTGGTCTTTCAATGCTTACAAGTGGTTTAAAATTTGGGCTATATGGAAATATAGGGATTGCCCTGCTTATCTCCTTTATTTATTGGGAAGGGATGCTATTTTTTAGTCAATTGGATATTTCTCCCCTTCTTGCAGGGTGGGCTTCTAATGTTATTGGTATATCCATTGCTTTCAGGCTTTTATCAAAATAA
- a CDS encoding DUF362 domain-containing protein has protein sequence MKICLVSAKSYDETEEKIREGIEAIGGISQFIKSGDNVLLKPNLLGFYKPERHITTHPSIVKAIARLVKECGANPIIADSPGMGISYTKWSLKRTYETCGMEIEDAILNYDTSSIKMDYFDIIKPANDCDFIINIPKLKTHTLTILTGAVKNFYGLIPGLTKLSYHSTHKDKESFSKMLFSLLETIKKPSLTIMDGIIGMDGDGPADGNLRKVGVIIISEDPILADLVALKIVGIPYSLIPGFDERKGLLKNAEFFSEPIENLILKKPFSLSTSASPWGWLGSYLKPILTVKPVIRNNCNACGTCVNVCLQGAIRIEKQKAKINDALCIRCYCCQESCPNQAIGLKSSISNRLVSKIAKTRFYRIFEEIYHKLR, from the coding sequence ATGAAAATTTGTCTTGTTTCTGCAAAGTCCTATGATGAGACAGAGGAAAAAATAAGGGAGGGCATTGAGGCAATTGGTGGAATTTCACAATTTATAAAAAGCGGCGATAATGTCCTCCTTAAGCCCAATCTCCTTGGATTTTATAAGCCAGAGAGGCATATAACAACGCATCCATCCATTGTAAAGGCAATTGCAAGGCTTGTTAAAGAATGTGGAGCAAACCCAATAATTGCTGATAGCCCAGGTATGGGCATTTCTTACACCAAATGGTCTTTAAAGAGAACATACGAAACCTGTGGAATGGAAATAGAGGATGCCATATTAAATTATGATACATCTTCAATAAAAATGGACTATTTTGATATAATAAAGCCAGCTAATGATTGCGATTTTATAATAAATATTCCAAAGCTTAAGACACACACCTTAACAATTCTAACTGGGGCTGTAAAGAATTTCTATGGTTTAATCCCAGGTCTTACAAAGCTTTCCTACCACTCAACACATAAAGATAAGGAGAGCTTTTCAAAGATGCTATTTAGTCTTTTAGAGACAATTAAAAAACCCTCTCTTACAATTATGGATGGGATAATTGGAATGGATGGAGATGGTCCAGCAGATGGAAATTTAAGAAAGGTTGGCGTAATTATTATAAGCGAAGATCCTATCCTTGCTGACCTTGTTGCCTTAAAGATTGTTGGTATTCCATATTCTCTCATCCCGGGCTTTGACGAAAGGAAAGGTTTGCTTAAAAATGCAGAATTCTTCTCTGAACCAATAGAAAACCTTATCCTTAAGAAACCATTTTCCCTTTCTACATCTGCTTCCCCTTGGGGATGGCTTGGTTCTTACCTTAAGCCTATTCTTACTGTAAAGCCTGTTATAAGAAATAATTGCAATGCCTGTGGAACTTGCGTCAATGTATGCTTACAAGGTGCAATTAGAATAGAAAAACAGAAAGCAAAGATAAATGATGCCTTATGTATTAGATGTTATTGTTGCCAGGAATCCTGCCCAAATCAGGCAATTGGATTGAAAAGCTCTATCTCTAATAGGCTTGTTTCAAAAATAGCAAAGACAAGGTTTTACAGAATATTTGAGGAAATCTATCATAAATTAAGATAA
- the nadC gene encoding carboxylating nicotinate-nucleotide diphosphorylase: protein MYKLTESDKALIKMALKEDIGKKDITSSAIAFSSFIDAQIIAKEKGIIAGIDIAIKCFLEVDKKIEIKRIIKDGEMVKDGSIILELSGNGESILSCERTALNFLGSLSGIATLTSKFVELASCSKIYDTRKTTPGFRRMEKYAVRIGGGYNHRFGLFDEILIKDNHLKVAGGIKEAILKVKEKHPKKKIEVETENIEQVREAISQGADIVMLDNFDIPRMKEAIFIIRKENKGIKIEVSGGINLSNVKEVAILNPDIISIGALTHSAKALDVSLEIL from the coding sequence ATGTATAAATTAACCGAAAGCGATAAGGCTCTTATAAAAATGGCGCTTAAGGAGGATATAGGAAAAAAAGACATTACATCCTCTGCAATTGCTTTTTCTTCCTTTATTGATGCCCAAATTATAGCAAAGGAAAAAGGGATAATTGCTGGAATTGACATTGCAATTAAGTGTTTTTTGGAGGTAGATAAAAAGATTGAAATAAAACGAATAATTAAGGATGGAGAAATGGTAAAGGATGGCTCAATTATCCTTGAGCTTTCTGGAAATGGTGAATCCATCCTTTCTTGTGAAAGAACAGCTCTAAATTTTTTAGGAAGCCTTTCTGGAATTGCAACCCTTACATCAAAATTTGTTGAGCTTGCATCTTGTTCTAAAATATATGACACAAGAAAAACAACACCGGGCTTTAGGAGGATGGAGAAATATGCTGTCCGAATAGGTGGTGGATACAACCATAGATTTGGTCTATTTGATGAAATTTTAATAAAAGATAATCACCTAAAGGTTGCAGGTGGAATAAAAGAGGCAATTTTAAAGGTAAAAGAAAAACATCCAAAGAAAAAGATAGAGGTAGAAACAGAAAACATAGAGCAAGTAAGGGAGGCGATATCACAAGGTGCTGATATTGTTATGCTTGATAATTTCGATATTCCAAGGATGAAAGAGGCGATTTTCATTATACGAAAGGAAAACAAGGGAATAAAGATAGAGGTTTCAGGTGGTATAAATCTATCAAATGTAAAAGAAGTAGCAATCCTTAATCCAGACATTATATCTATAGGAGCCTTAACCCATAGTGCAAAGGCATTAGATGTAAGCCTTGAGATTTTATGA